A segment of the Desulfovibrionales bacterium genome:
TAAGACGATATGAGCGATAAATTAAACTTCCTTAAACTGTTTTCAACCCTGAACAATAAGAAGATTCGCTATCTCGTCGCCGGTGGAGTGGCTGTCAATCTTTATGGGATTGAGCGTGCCACAGGCGATATAGATATCGTTGTTCATCTGGAGCGACATAATCTTGAAAAGTTTGTGGAGGTCATGAAGGGGTTAGGCTTCAAGCCCAAAATTCCGGTGAAACTTGAAGATCTGTGCAGTAAGGAGATGAGGGACAAATGGGTTCGTGAAAAGGGGATGAAGGTTTTCAGCGTTTATGACCCTCAGAATCCTTATTTCCTATTGGATGTATTTGTAGAGGAGCCGTTTGACTTTGATAAGGTCTATGAAGAACGGAAAAATATCAAGGCCGGAAATGTAAGGATTCCACTTGTGCCTATAAAACGGCTTATTGAGATGAAGAAGAAAGTCGGCAGACCACAGGATATTGCCGATGTCTATTATCTTAGAAAAATAGAAAAGGAGTGGGGCGATGAATAAAAAGCCACTGTTATATTATAGGACGATAGAGCAGATAGAAGAGTACCGGAAACGGCCGGCTCTTCAAAAGATTAAGTGGCTTGAGACACAGATGGAGTTCTTCTATTATGCCATGCCTGATAAGGCCAAGAAGATCAGGGAACGTATGCGCGCAGAAAAAAAGACCGCAACCCTTTAATAGATAGACTCACTCGTGGATAGCAGGAATATGTCCTCATAGAAAAAGGGTAGGGGTATTTACATGAAACTCCACTTCGAGGGCAACCAGGAATACCAGATAGAGGCCATTAGGGCCGTCACGGATATATCAGGGGAAAGGGACGGGACATTCTTGAAAATTATCACTTTTAGAACAATGGGCATTTCATGTCTGCCGTGATTTACAGATGTTGGGAACAGAATCGATAGCGTCTTGACGTTATATCACCATAGCGTTATAATGTTGCTCAAAAACATGGAGGGGCATGATGTCTGCATTGACAAAAAGGGCGACGATTTATTTGGACCCTATGTTGCACAAGGCCTTGCGTCTGAAGGCGGCGGAGACATCCCGGTCTATGTCCGAGCTGGTCAACCGTGCCGTGCGCCTTTCCCTGGCAGAGGATGCAGAAGACCTCGCTGCCTTTGAAGAGCGGGCAGGCGAGCCGCTGGTTGCCTTCGAAGACCTGCTGAAAGACCTTAAGAAGCATGGCCGGATATAACATTTTTCTGCGGCATTCCGTCGCGAAAGACCTTGACGGCATTCCAAAGAAAGACCTCAGGCGCATAATTGACCGTATCCGGTCACTTGTTCATGACCCAAGGCCCTCCGGCTGCGAGAAGCTTTCCGGGCAGGAACGATACCGGATTCGGCAAGGAAGATATCGTATTGTTTACTCCATCCAGGACAATAATCTTACTATTTGGATTGTGAAAGTGTGACACAGACGGGATGTATATCGATGCCTGGGATAGACTTCAGGGACGTCAGTAGTAAGAGGATACTGTGGGTGATATCGCGGGGATTGATAACGAGCATAGTATCAGGAGGTTTGATATGCCGCTGCCGGTCTTGGTAAGAAACCTTGTCGACAAAAAAGTAGATGGGTTCTGCAAAAAAACGGTTCCACCCCATGTGCTGCACCAGGTAAATCTTTCCTTCAGAATAAGGGGCAACAGTGTCACTATCTTTGAAAATCGGGCGCCGTGGCACGAAGGTATTAAGGAATGGACATCCATGAAGATCGCGCAATTCCGGTATGATGAAAAGAGCGACAAGTGGAGGCTTTATTATCCTGACCGGAATGAAAGATGGCGGGAATATCGGGGTATGGAACCAACAAAAAATATAGACAAAATATTAGCTAAAATAGATGAGGACCCTACAGGGATTTTCTGGGGTTAGAGAAGAATGCAAAGACGGAGAGGCGGGACATTCCAGTGCACGTTTTAAATAAAAATGTTGCAGGAGTTACAGAGGCTGTAAGGGGTATATGGATTTTGAAACGGTTTTAGAAAAGGTTTTGACGGCATTTGAAAAAGCCGGTATTCGCTATGCCTTGATGGGTGGGTTTGCCCTCGGTATCTGGGGCGTTCACCGCGCCACAGTGGATGTGGATTTCTTAATCGACAGGGATGACCTGGAGAAGGCCCACAGGATTATGTCTGACTTGACGTATCAACGTCTCCATCACACAGAAAACGTCTCTCAATATGCATCACCCCTAAATATCTTTGGCGAGGTGGACTTCCTTCATGCCTTCCGTTCGGCATCGCGGCGGATGCTCGAACGGTCTGAAGAGAAAAAGATATGCGGCGGAAAGCTGACTATAAGGGTCTTAATACCCGAAGATTTGGTTGGATTAAAAGTACAGGCCATGGTAAATGACAATTCAAGATGGACGAGCGATCTTGCTGATATTGAGGGAATAATGGCTTTACACAAGGCGGAGTTAGACTGGTCAATTATTGAGGAGTATTTTGCCTTGTTTGGTCTGGAGGAGATGGGACAAGAGTTAAGGAGAAGATACTGTGGCACTTGAGCAAGAAGAGAGACAGGAGTTGCTAAAGCTCGCCAAGTCGTCCACGCTAAGGGAAGATATGCATCGGTTGGCTTCCAGCCGACGTAATCCCTTATTGATCGATGGCCGGGTTGACCTAGATAGGTGGTTAGCATTTCTTAACAATTACAACGAGTTTGTCAACCATACTCCTAAGCCCTTCCGCCCCATGTCAGACCGGGTTATGAAGTTATAGGGGGCAGGGGACGTATGGGATTCGGCGGAGGTCGGAGGTGATCCGATTTTGTGTACTGGCCAGTGGCAGTAAGGGAAATTGTACGTATCTGGAATCTCAGGGGGCGCGCTTCCTGGTCGATGCGGGATTAAGCGCAACGGAAATCACGAGGCGCTTAAATGCTATCGGGGTTTCTCCGGATTCTCTGAGCGGTGTCATAGTCACCCATGAACATAATGATCATATCCGCGGGGTCGGTGTTATCTCGCGCCGTTTTGCCCTGCCCGTTTATATGACATCTGCTACCTATCGGGCGGCGGCCAGATATCTGGGCCGTATAAAAGAGGTATGCACTGTCGAAAGCGGCCGCTCTTTCACTATCGATAGTATTACCGTTCACCCCTTTTCTATCCCTCATGATGCCGCTGATCCGATCGGCCTTTGCGTCAGTAACGCCCGGGTTAAGCTGGGCATCTCCACGGACATGGGGATGGTTACACACCTTGCTTCTAATGAACTAAAGGGATGCCATGCTTTGATTATGGAGGCCAATCATGACCCGGAGATGCTGGAATACGGTCCTTATCCGTGGCATCTGAAACAGAGAATAAAGGGACGATTAGGCCATTTATCAAATTATCAGACCTGCCAGTTACTGGAAGAGATACTCCATCCCGGATTGCAGCACATAGTACTGGCCCATTTGAGCCAGGTGAATAATCACCCGGAGAAGGCCTATCAAACCGTCAAAAATTTCCTTAAACAGTCTTCGGCTACCACCGGTCTTTCGCTATCCTGGCAGGATCGGATAGGGAAGTTGGTGGAGATAAGCTAACCGTTATAAGGATGATGTCTATGGATATATCTACATCGGTAAAATTTCTTATCGAACAGGCCCTGGCTGAGGATATTGGGACGGGGGATCTGACCACGGAGGCCCTGATCGATCCTGAACTCCAGGGACAGGCCACCATCGTAGCCAAACAGGACTTCCTGGTCGCCGGGCTTGAAGTCGCCGGGCAGGTCTTTCGTACGCTGAATCCCGTTATTGAATTTAAAGCCCTCCTCAAAGACGGGGGGCGCGTTGCGTCCGGGGAAGTACTGGCCGAGGTTTACGGGCCGGTCGCTGATTTACTCAGAGGCGAGAGGGTAGCCCTTAATTTCTTGCAGCATCTTTCGGGTATCGCCACCCACACCCATAAATTCGTTGAGGCCGTGGCCGGGTTGCCGGTTAAGATATTAGACACCCGGAAGACCACCCCCGGCCTGCGCCTTCTGGAAAAGTACGCCGTCCGGATGGGAGGCGGCCATAATCACCGTTTTGGCCTCTATGACGCCATTTTAATCAAAGATAATCATCTATCCGCCGTTAACTCACTGGCCGGGGCAATCCGGCGGGCCAAGGACTATGCCCCGCATGTAGCAAAAGTTGAGATAGAAGTCAGCAGCATAGACCAGCTTAAGGAGGCCCTGAAAGCCGAGGCCGGGGCTATTCTCCTGGACAACATGGACATCCCGACCCTGAAAGAGGCCGTGGCCCTGGCCGGAGGAAAGGCCATCCTTGAAGCCTCCGGCGGGGTAAATTTAAAGAACGTGCGGGAAATAGCAGAGACCGGTGTGGACTTAATCTCCATCGGGGCACTTACCCACTCGGCTCCGGCCTGCGATATAAGCATGAGGCTGTCTATTCTCTTACCTCATACTCCAGGTAAACAGTCACCGTCCGGTTGAGGGCCCGGCCCTCCGGCCGGCCGTTATCATAAAGGGGATCATGGGGGCCTACGCCCGCATAGGTGATTCTATCATCTGCCGTAATCCCTCCGGCCAGTATCTGATCGTAAACAGCCCTGGCCCGCCTCTCTGACAGCCTCAGGTTGTAATCTTCTTTGCCTATAATATCCGTATGGCCGACGATCTTCACCCCGGCAGCCGGGAGTTGTTTTATCCTTCCGATTATCTGATTCAGGACGGCCTTATTCTGTTCCTTTATATCCGCGCGATCAAAGTCAAAGAGTATAAGCGCATATTTTTCCAGCACCTTATGGCCCGTCTTCTGGGCAACCTGTTCCTCGCGCCTTATGAACGTAACAGAAGAAGGCGCGGAAACGGTCTTGTAGCTCTGCCCTTTTTCGTCTATGACCTCCATGCGAACGCTGAGATTTTTGTAGGCGCCGATCTTGCGGAGATCAAGGTCTTTCAGATCGAAGGCGTAGGCCGGCGCAGGTTCTCCCTCGCCATCTACAGACCGGATTACGGCGTCATCACCCATTATCTCTATATCCCAATGCGCTACGCCATACCCGGCCTGGATCTGTGGTAAGAGTCGGATATCTTTGGCGTCGCTCACCGCCTCCATATATGTGCTTTTTATGGTGTCAGCTATGGCCGGGGAATCAGAATATATCTCTGCGCGCTGGTTTTCGGCCCTCCCCTCGTTTACCCGGTTGGTACTGGCCATGGCCGGCAGACTGCGGGTCTCAATATCCATCCGGGTTGGGTCTATGCCCCATATATCCTTTAAATAAGACTGTACGGCCCCGGCCCTCTGCCGGGAGAGGTTAAGTTTACCCCGCTCCACGCCATAATGCGCGTTACAGCCGACAATTTTTATACGGGCCTCCGGATGCCCGGTCATGCGTTTCCCTATGACATTCAGGATATGATGATACTTATCCATCGTGCCTTCCAATTCACTCTCTTTAAAGGCCCCGGTCCCTGCCTTATCTGTGAAAAGGACATACCGCCCGGGGATTACACCTTCGCCTGTCTCAAAATATACATAATTAAGCAATGGAGAGCTGTCGACCGTGGTTACTTCCTCGATGGTTATCTTATCCGGCTCCGTGTTCAGCGATCCATAAGGCGGGGGCACAAGCTCATGTATCACTTTTTCCCTGGAAACCCGGACCGGACAAGGACCCGCGGTGGTTTCATGGGTATCACCATAGACGTCGGTTACTTTGATACGGGACTCAAGGTTACCGAAAGCAGCCAGCTTTGCCCGGCCCAGTTCGTCCAGAGGAAACGTATATAACGGTTTTAGGTCACCTGTGCCCCTTATGGTCTTTATAGGTTCATTATCGCCGAGGAGGGTGAGTTCCCAATCGGCAATGCCATATTCGGCCGCTATCTGCGGCCGGATTTTTATCTCATCTATGCCCCTCGTCCTGACTATAAATTCATTTACCGCGTCCGCCTGCATAGTCGGCAGATCGTATATAATTTCTACCCGCTGATTTTCCGCCCGTCCGCCTAATACATCCATAGCCGTGGCCTGCGCCGGCAGATTGCGGGTCTCCACCTTCATGCGCAGGGGATCCACCCCCCAGACATTATAAAGATAGGTCCTTACCGCCTCGGCCCGGCGGCTCGAAAGATCAAGGTTATTCTTCTCTACACCGGTGTCTGAGTTACAGCCTACGATACGTACCCGGGCCATAGGAGTTTGGGTCAGGCGTCTGCCCACGATATTGAGCAGGTGGTAATACCGCTCCGGCGCAGATTTCAGGGTCTTTTCATCGAAGGTCTGCGTCTGCGTCCTGTCCTTCAGCAGGACATACTTTCCGGGAATCTCACTTTTGCCGGCCTCAAAGAATACATGATTCAATACCGGCGAGCCGTCGGTCATGGTAAACATGTCAAAATTTAAATCCGCAGGCTCCAGGGACAAGGTTCCCTGCGGAGGATTGAGAAAACGATACGTAACTACGTAGCGATGAAACAGGGTCGTAGAAAAGGACTGGAAAATGGGCAGAAGTTCAGTGGCGGAAACAGCCTTCCATATCTTGCCTCCGTGGGCCTCGGCAAACGATTTAAGGAAGGGGTCCGGAGCCGTCACCGGCATATAGTCTATGGAATAGGCCGCGAGATTCACTACCCCCCTGGCCGCGGCCTCCACCGCCTTACGGTCCAGGATGCTGTTGAGATCCTCGCCATCCGAGAAGACCACGAGAAACTTATTGCCCTTTTCCGGCATCTTTTGGATTAAATCCAGCCCGGCCGCCATGCCTTCGTAGAGGAAGGTCTGATTGGTTAATCCGCGATCAAAGCTTTCCCGGAAAAAGTTCCTGAGCCTTGAGACATCGTTGGAACGAAAGGTCTTGACGTGCAGGTTGCGTTCTTTGACCCTTATGGTATGCGCGTCATCAAAGACCACCACCTGAATATCGTCGATGGGCCGCGCTATCCTGAGGAATTCTTCCAGGGCCGAGAGGAGCGGCTGCACGGCATGGCGCTCTTTCATGGAAAAGGAATTATCTACAACCAGAACCACGTTCAGTCCTACATCCTTTCTGGTTTCAAGGGGCTCCGCCGATAATATCCTGGCTTTTTTTCGCCCCCTTTGCACTACAAAATCTTCGGCATTCAGTCCCTCAACAGGATTATCTTCAGCATCCAGGGCCGAAACCAGCACCTTGTTTTCGCCTATAACCTGATAAGACAGCTTAACGGCGCGGGCCGGGGCCAGGACCTGAAAGCCTTCCTCAGCATAACAGTTACAAAAATAAAAAATGCCGATGACTATTGAGCAAAAGAAGATCATTACCTTTTTCATCGTGTCCCCCCCATGAATTATATTTAGTTTCCATCCGGAAATCCCGGTCTTGCGGATGGAGCAGTCAGCATGAAGCCGGTTCACCGTTCACTGTTGACCGTTTACCGAAAGAAAATGTCGGACAACGGTTGACGGTTAACGTATAACAAACATGCTGATAGCTGATAGCGTGAATCCGGCCTTAGGCCGACCGTGGGCCGGAAACGGTAGTTCCCGGACTTAAAACCCGCTGAACGGTGTCGGAGTAAAGGTCACCACAAAAAGGATCAAGGCCAGTACCCCAAGCCACTTTCGTTTTGTGTCCAGTGGAATGGCGGGATTAAGCGGCGGGGGATGCTGCCAGCCCATAACGTAGAGCAGCCCCGCCCATATAAACCAGCCGGACCAGCCCACCAGGCCAAGAATTATAAGGGCAATAAAACAGCCAATGGCGAGCCTCTTTGATTTTTCTCCCAGGATGGCGTAGGCGATATGTCCGCCGTCGAGTTGGCCGACGGGGATGAGGTTAAGAGAGGTCACCAAGAGCCCGATCCAGCCGGCAAAGGCTACCGGGTGGAGAACGACCTGATAATAGTCAGGCAGCTTGCCCAGCGCGAGCCGGACCATCTGGTCAAGGAGGATGGAAGAACCAAGTTCCACGCCGGTGGGTTTAGGCATTACCTGGATAGTGGACATCTTAAGCCCGATATAGAGCACCGGGATGGCTACGACGGCTCCTCCCAGTGGTCCGGAGAGGCCGATATCCAGGAGCGCCCTTCGGTTTTCCATGGGTGATTTTATCCGGATAAAGGCCCCGAAGGTGCCGATTACCGATGGGGCAGGGATGAAAAAAGGCAGGGTAACCTGTACGCCGTGGTATCGGGAGACGAAATAGTGACTCATCTCGTGGGTTATGAGTATGGCCAGGAGGGTAAAGGAAAAGGGAATTCCTTTGGTTAACAGGGTCCAGTCTTTAAGCAGGGCGGCTAAGGAGACTCCCTGCTGGAGGGCCCCGGCCACCGTGGTTGAAATGACCGTCAGCAAAAAGAGAAGTATGTTGACTGCGATGGATGAACCCTTAGGCTTAAGCTTTAGCGTCACGCCAGGATAACAATGCAATGATTTATGGCTTTTTGGAATTGACCCGTTCTTTTAATTCCTTACCCGCCTTAAAGAATGGAAGTTTTTTGGCAGATACGTCGATATTCCGGCCTGTTTTGGGGTTACGGCCTGTGTAGGGTTTGTAGTCCTTTACTACAAAACTACCCAGTCCCCTTATCTCAATACCCTCGCCGGCCACCAACGCCTGACTCATGGCCTCAAAGACAGTGTCAATTACTTCTTCGGCTACCTGCTTGGTCAGGGCAGTCTCTTTGCTCAGGGCCGCTACTAAATCTGACTTGTTCATGGCACTATCCTCACTACCTGTCTTAGCTTAGGTAATACATATACCAAAGCTTGTATAAGCTTGTAAAGAATAATTTGGCGGTTTCGTGAAAAACCATCGCCACAAAGACGCTAAGGCATTAAGATATGTAACATTTCTACATGACTTCTAATTTTGGCCAAGAGTTAATGACATATAAAGATGTGACCTGACCGTATGTCCTTCCTGCGCCCCCCTTCCGCCATTCTCCTGTATTCACGGAAGCAGGAGAGTAGTGCAGTTTCCTGGGCACCAAATAATCTCTTGACACAATCCAACAACTATTTTAAACATCTGTTTTAAAAATGAGTATAAAAGATAGATGAACAAAATAGCGGAAAGAAGCCTGGACACTCGGAGCCGGTTGCTCCAAGCTGCCGGTGAGGTATTTGCTAGTCATGGATTTCGGGCCGCCACCGTACGTGAAATTTCTCGCCGTGCAGATGCAAACATTGCCGCAGTCAATTATCATTTCGGGAATAAAAAAAGGCTCTATTCCGCAGTCTTACATCATACGCTCAGGTCTGCCATCGAAAAATACCCCCCTGATTTTGGCTTGGATGAGAATTCTACGCCCGAGCAGCGTCTCCATGCTTTCATCCGCTCATTACTCTTCCGGCTCCTGGACAAGGGCCGTCCCGCCTGGCACGGAAGATTGATGGCTCGAGAAATAGCCGAGCCGACAAGCGCACTTGATCAATTAGTAGTAGAAGTGATGAGGCCCCTTTACGAACGACTCACTTCCATAGTGCTGGACCTTACCGGTAAGCATGCCGATGAGGAATCAGTAAAGCTTTGCGTAATGAGTGTTATGGGGCAGTGTCTGTTTTATCACCATGCCCGGTCCGTTGTGTTAAGACTTTATCCTCAAGAGTTTGGCCCTGCAGAAATAGAGCGGCTGGCAGATCATATCTGCCGCTTTTCAGTGCAGGCCATAAGAGGCTTCCAGGAATGAAATGAATTTTCCGTCCTGCTCCATTGCCGGTAAGGCCAAAAAGATGTCCATCTTGGGAATAGGTCATGTCTTAATTGGCCTGGTATTCATGATAAGTCTCGTGAGCTGCATGGTCGGTCCAAATTATCGCCCTCCAGAGCCTGAAATGCCCGCCAATTGGAGTGAGTCGGATAAAACCCGGGTTTCTGACTCGCTCATGGAAGCTACACAGTGGTGGACCATATTCAATGACCCCGAACTTAATTCCCTTATTGACCGGGCAATTCGGTCGAATACGGATTTGCGGCTCGCTGAGGCCCGGATCCAGGGGGCGCGTGCTGCTCGCAGAGTCGTAGCCGGCGCGGAATACCCCGGAGTCGATGCCACTGCGGATTATTCACACAGTCGGCAGAGTCAGAATACTGGAAATTCTACCAGTGCACCGGTTGAGCACGACCTTTACCAGGCGGGCTTCGATGCCGGTTGGGAGATCGATATTTTTGGCGGCGTGCGGCGCGCAGTCGAAGCGGCAGATGCCGAAGTCGGCGCTTCAGAGGAAAACCGCCGTGACGTGCTGGTTACGTTGCTTGCCGAAGTCGCCAGAAACTATCTGGAGGTGCGTGGCAATCAGCACCGTCTGGCTATAGCCAGGCAAAATATCCAGGCACAACGTCAGGTAGTCGAGCTGACGCATGGACGCTTTGAAGCCGGTATAGGAAGTGCTCTGGATATTGCGCAGGCCGAAGGGCAACTGGCAAATACGGAGGCGCGTGAACCGGCCTTAGAAAGCTCTATAAGGCAAGCCATCCACCGTCTGGGAGTGCTGCTTGGGCAGGAACCCGGTGCGCTGTTGGCAGAGCTTTTAAAAGAGGCTCCCATTCCAACGACTCCACCAGAGGTGCCAGTCGGTCTGCCTTCGCAGCTGCTTCTCCGCCGCCCTGATATTAGGCGGGCGGAGCGGGAATTGGCGTCTGCAACTGCCCGTATCGGAGTTGCCACTGCCGATCTCTTCCCGCGATTCTCTCTTACGGGCCTGGCGGGCTTCCAAAGCACAAATCTTACTGATCTCTTCGGTTCTGGAAGCGGCTACTGGGTTTTGGGACCGACTGTAAGGTGGCCTATCTTTAATGCCGGCCGGATACGCGCCAACATCGAGGTCCAGAATGCACTTCAAGAACAGGCTCTAATTCGATATGAGAAGACCATCCTCAACTCGCTTGAGGAGGTAGAGAACGCACTTGTGGCATACTCAAAAGAGCAATTGAGCCGCCGTGCCCTGGCCGAAGCAGTTGATTCTAGCCGCAAAGCTGCCGATATTGCCAACGAGCTTTACACAAAGGGTCTGGTAAATTTCCTGAACGTACTCGATAGCGAACGATCATTGTACCAGTCGGAAGATCAGCTTGCACAAAGTGATCAACGAATTGCAACAGACCTGATAGCACTCTTTAAGTCTCTCGGCGGGGGATGGGAAATACCAAGGTGATGGCTGAAAATGAAGGATTACTCAAAAGAGGAACTAAGATGAGGTCAATTATAAAACAACAAAAACTCGGGACTCCTCTTATTTTTATGGCCGTGATCATTTTTGCCATTCTTACAGGCTGCTCCCGGGATGGATCGAAAGAGGCACGGGCTGAGGATCCGAGGAAAGCCCCAGTGCCTGTAACCATTGCCGCTGCGGAAGAAAAATCCGTCCCCATAGAGCTGCGTGCGGTAGGGAATGTAAGGGCATTCTCGACGGTCTCAGTAAAGGCCCAGGTAGGCGGAGAATTGATAGCCGTACATTTCAAAGAGGGTCAAGAAGTAAAGTGTGGAGATCTGCTTTTTACAATCGATCCCGCCCCCTTTGAGGCTCATCTCAAGCAGGCCGAAGCCAATCTGGCCAAACACCAGGCTGAATTGCAGAATGCCCAAAAGCAGGTGGAACGGTACGGGTCTGTTGTCAAAAAGGGTTATGTATCGAAAGAAAATTATGACCAGGTAAGTACCGATGCTATAGCTCTTGAGGCCGGTGTGCTCGCGGACAAGGCCGCAGTTGAAAACGCCAAGCTCGATCTTAGGTATTGCTATATCCGGTCTCCGATTACCGGTTATACCGGAGAGCTTAAGGTGCATCGAGGGAACCTGATCAAGGCTAATGATAACGATCGTCCCATGGTAACGATAAACCAGACCAGTCCAATATACCTTGCTTTTTCCATCCCGGAAAGAAATCTCCCGGAGGTGAAACGGCACATGAAAACTCGAAAGCTTGACGTTCTGGCGGAAGTTCCCGGCATGGAGGCCCGGCCTCTCCGTGGTGAGCTGGCCTCTATTGATAACACGGTGGACTCTGGAACAGGTACCATCCAGCTCAAGGCCATCTTCCCCAATCGGGATACGAGCTTATGGCCGGGACAGTTTGTTAATGTGACCTTGACGCTCGGAAAGCAGGATGCGGCAGTGATAGTTCCTTCCCATGCCGTTCAGG
Coding sequences within it:
- a CDS encoding MBL fold metallo-hydrolase, with translation MIRFCVLASGSKGNCTYLESQGARFLVDAGLSATEITRRLNAIGVSPDSLSGVIVTHEHNDHIRGVGVISRRFALPVYMTSATYRAAARYLGRIKEVCTVESGRSFTIDSITVHPFSIPHDAADPIGLCVSNARVKLGISTDMGMVTHLASNELKGCHALIMEANHDPEMLEYGPYPWHLKQRIKGRLGHLSNYQTCQLLEEILHPGLQHIVLAHLSQVNNHPEKAYQTVKNFLKQSSATTGLSLSWQDRIGKLVEIS
- a CDS encoding integration host factor subunit beta, whose translation is MNKSDLVAALSKETALTKQVAEEVIDTVFEAMSQALVAGEGIEIRGLGSFVVKDYKPYTGRNPKTGRNIDVSAKKLPFFKAGKELKERVNSKKP
- a CDS encoding ribbon-helix-helix protein, CopG family, whose translation is MSALTKRATIYLDPMLHKALRLKAAETSRSMSELVNRAVRLSLAEDAEDLAAFEERAGEPLVAFEDLLKDLKKHGRI
- a CDS encoding site-2 protease family protein; the encoded protein is MTLKLKPKGSSIAVNILLFLLTVISTTVAGALQQGVSLAALLKDWTLLTKGIPFSFTLLAILITHEMSHYFVSRYHGVQVTLPFFIPAPSVIGTFGAFIRIKSPMENRRALLDIGLSGPLGGAVVAIPVLYIGLKMSTIQVMPKPTGVELGSSILLDQMVRLALGKLPDYYQVVLHPVAFAGWIGLLVTSLNLIPVGQLDGGHIAYAILGEKSKRLAIGCFIALIILGLVGWSGWFIWAGLLYVMGWQHPPPLNPAIPLDTKRKWLGVLALILFVVTFTPTPFSGF
- the nadC gene encoding carboxylating nicotinate-nucleotide diphosphorylase gives rise to the protein MDISTSVKFLIEQALAEDIGTGDLTTEALIDPELQGQATIVAKQDFLVAGLEVAGQVFRTLNPVIEFKALLKDGGRVASGEVLAEVYGPVADLLRGERVALNFLQHLSGIATHTHKFVEAVAGLPVKILDTRKTTPGLRLLEKYAVRMGGGHNHRFGLYDAILIKDNHLSAVNSLAGAIRRAKDYAPHVAKVEIEVSSIDQLKEALKAEAGAILLDNMDIPTLKEAVALAGGKAILEASGGVNLKNVREIAETGVDLISIGALTHSAPACDISMRLSILLPHTPGKQSPSG
- a CDS encoding DUF3024 domain-containing protein, whose translation is MPLPVLVRNLVDKKVDGFCKKTVPPHVLHQVNLSFRIRGNSVTIFENRAPWHEGIKEWTSMKIAQFRYDEKSDKWRLYYPDRNERWREYRGMEPTKNIDKILAKIDEDPTGIFWG
- a CDS encoding type II toxin-antitoxin system RelE/ParE family toxin gives rise to the protein MAGYNIFLRHSVAKDLDGIPKKDLRRIIDRIRSLVHDPRPSGCEKLSGQERYRIRQGRYRIVYSIQDNNLTIWIVKV
- a CDS encoding nucleotidyltransferase — encoded protein: MDFETVLEKVLTAFEKAGIRYALMGGFALGIWGVHRATVDVDFLIDRDDLEKAHRIMSDLTYQRLHHTENVSQYASPLNIFGEVDFLHAFRSASRRMLERSEEKKICGGKLTIRVLIPEDLVGLKVQAMVNDNSRWTSDLADIEGIMALHKAELDWSIIEEYFALFGLEEMGQELRRRYCGT
- a CDS encoding efflux transporter outer membrane subunit; amino-acid sequence: MNFPSCSIAGKAKKMSILGIGHVLIGLVFMISLVSCMVGPNYRPPEPEMPANWSESDKTRVSDSLMEATQWWTIFNDPELNSLIDRAIRSNTDLRLAEARIQGARAARRVVAGAEYPGVDATADYSHSRQSQNTGNSTSAPVEHDLYQAGFDAGWEIDIFGGVRRAVEAADAEVGASEENRRDVLVTLLAEVARNYLEVRGNQHRLAIARQNIQAQRQVVELTHGRFEAGIGSALDIAQAEGQLANTEAREPALESSIRQAIHRLGVLLGQEPGALLAELLKEAPIPTTPPEVPVGLPSQLLLRRPDIRRAERELASATARIGVATADLFPRFSLTGLAGFQSTNLTDLFGSGSGYWVLGPTVRWPIFNAGRIRANIEVQNALQEQALIRYEKTILNSLEEVENALVAYSKEQLSRRALAEAVDSSRKAADIANELYTKGLVNFLNVLDSERSLYQSEDQLAQSDQRIATDLIALFKSLGGGWEIPR
- a CDS encoding OmpA family protein; translated protein: MKKVMIFFCSIVIGIFYFCNCYAEEGFQVLAPARAVKLSYQVIGENKVLVSALDAEDNPVEGLNAEDFVVQRGRKKARILSAEPLETRKDVGLNVVLVVDNSFSMKERHAVQPLLSALEEFLRIARPIDDIQVVVFDDAHTIRVKERNLHVKTFRSNDVSRLRNFFRESFDRGLTNQTFLYEGMAAGLDLIQKMPEKGNKFLVVFSDGEDLNSILDRKAVEAAARGVVNLAAYSIDYMPVTAPDPFLKSFAEAHGGKIWKAVSATELLPIFQSFSTTLFHRYVVTYRFLNPPQGTLSLEPADLNFDMFTMTDGSPVLNHVFFEAGKSEIPGKYVLLKDRTQTQTFDEKTLKSAPERYYHLLNIVGRRLTQTPMARVRIVGCNSDTGVEKNNLDLSSRRAEAVRTYLYNVWGVDPLRMKVETRNLPAQATAMDVLGGRAENQRVEIIYDLPTMQADAVNEFIVRTRGIDEIKIRPQIAAEYGIADWELTLLGDNEPIKTIRGTGDLKPLYTFPLDELGRAKLAAFGNLESRIKVTDVYGDTHETTAGPCPVRVSREKVIHELVPPPYGSLNTEPDKITIEEVTTVDSSPLLNYVYFETGEGVIPGRYVLFTDKAGTGAFKESELEGTMDKYHHILNVIGKRMTGHPEARIKIVGCNAHYGVERGKLNLSRQRAGAVQSYLKDIWGIDPTRMDIETRSLPAMASTNRVNEGRAENQRAEIYSDSPAIADTIKSTYMEAVSDAKDIRLLPQIQAGYGVAHWDIEIMGDDAVIRSVDGEGEPAPAYAFDLKDLDLRKIGAYKNLSVRMEVIDEKGQSYKTVSAPSSVTFIRREEQVAQKTGHKVLEKYALILFDFDRADIKEQNKAVLNQIIGRIKQLPAAGVKIVGHTDIIGKEDYNLRLSERRARAVYDQILAGGITADDRITYAGVGPHDPLYDNGRPEGRALNRTVTVYLEYEVRE
- a CDS encoding CerR family C-terminal domain-containing protein is translated as MNKIAERSLDTRSRLLQAAGEVFASHGFRAATVREISRRADANIAAVNYHFGNKKRLYSAVLHHTLRSAIEKYPPDFGLDENSTPEQRLHAFIRSLLFRLLDKGRPAWHGRLMAREIAEPTSALDQLVVEVMRPLYERLTSIVLDLTGKHADEESVKLCVMSVMGQCLFYHHARSVVLRLYPQEFGPAEIERLADHICRFSVQAIRGFQE